The Toxorhynchites rutilus septentrionalis strain SRP chromosome 3, ASM2978413v1, whole genome shotgun sequence genome includes a region encoding these proteins:
- the LOC129773210 gene encoding probable cyclin-dependent serine/threonine-protein kinase DDB_G0292550 translates to MASILEIIKTTSSIVPQFDGNIDKLKAFADALNLVKTFETPENKATIINVILTKLEGRARNAFTETPTSVSEISKILKAKITTSPPEQVLAKMANLKQNGGIEQFCLDLEKLVFSLETAYTAKEIPPQVAKSMANKEGVKHLAGGLKNEKTSLIIRAGNFNSYSDAMTKALEENLNNASASVFAYSQTNRNANRFNNNVDTHYNNYRRRPNDFHNRGRNQNNFNRNNFNQNNFQNQPRNNYNRFGQQNQVRDQFSNINPQRNNNNNNRRNTNFNRPQQYIRLTGNESQPTDALQSEPALTLEENKHYGNQH, encoded by the coding sequence atggCTAGCATACTCGAAATAATCAAGACTACATCGTCTATAGTTCCGCAATTCGACGGAAACATAGACAAACTGAAAGCCTTCGCTGACGCTTTAAACTtggtgaaaacatttgaaacaccGGAAAACAAAGCAACCATAATTAACGTCATACTAACCAAACTAGAGGGACGGGCGAGAAATGCATTCACTGAAACACCGACATCGGTGAGCGagataagcaaaattttaaaagcTAAAATAACGACCAGCCCACCGGAACAAGTTCTAGCTAAAATGGCTAACTTGAAACAAAACGGTGGAATCGAACAATTTTGCCTGGATTTAGAAAAATTGGTGTTCAGTTTGGAAACAGCGTACACCGCTAAAGAAATTCCGCCCCAAGTTGCCAAATCTATGGCAAACAAAGAAGGCGTCAAACATTTAGCCGGAgggttaaaaaacgaaaaaacctcgCTCATCATAAGAGCAGGGAATTTCAATTCATACTCCGACGCGATGACTAAAGCGTTGGAGGAAAACTTAAATAATGCGAGCGCATCAGTATTTGCATACTCGCAAACCAACAGAAACGCCAACCGTTTCAACAACAACGTTGACACACATTATAATAATTACAGGCGCAGGCCAAACGACTTCCATAACCGCGGTAGAAACCAAAACAATTTCAACCGCaacaatttcaaccaaaataattttcaaaaccaACCGCGTAATAACTATAACCGTTTTGGCCAGCAAAACCAAGTTCGAGACCAATTCTCAAACATAAACCCACAgcgaaataacaacaacaacaataggcggaatacaaattttaaccGCCCTCAGCAATACATTCGCCTAACGGGAAACGAGTCACAACCGACGGACGCCCTCCAGTCCGAACCGGCATTGACATTGGAGGAAAACAAACATTACGGAAACCaacattaa